One part of the Mesorhizobium sp. M4B.F.Ca.ET.058.02.1.1 genome encodes these proteins:
- a CDS encoding DUF4170 domain-containing protein, producing MAVEDGKKQLLHLVFGGELKKLGGTEFRDLDGLDIVGIYPDYQSAHAAWKAKAQASVDNAHMRYFVVHLHRLLDPDSRAAG from the coding sequence ATGGCCGTGGAAGACGGAAAGAAGCAGCTTTTGCACCTGGTGTTCGGCGGCGAGCTGAAAAAGCTGGGCGGAACCGAATTCCGCGACCTCGATGGGCTCGACATCGTCGGCATCTATCCGGACTATCAATCCGCGCACGCGGCATGGAAAGCCAAGGCGCAGGCCAGCGTCGACAATGCCCACATGCGCTATTTCGTCGTTCACCTGCACCGGCTGCTCGATCCGGACAGCAGGGCCGCCGGTTGA
- a CDS encoding lysophospholipid acyltransferase family protein, whose translation MEHEAVKGPVTSPAVRRGGTTRTLWRRIREPLAQSRFVKNFIAGLFANFVRLVRLTSPLVKGSTQVAGGAYAHLEPGIIALWHGQHLLTPAYYPKGRPLVAMVSRSADAELNALMLEKFGIEAVRGSGGRDSSRHLDKGGAKALIALKKSLSTGKNVAMIADIPHGTPRDAGMGIVLLARLSGRPILPSAIATSRRKVLEKSWDKTTINLPFGRSAVIVGPPVFVPADADDAEMERKRQEVTAAINAATTEVYRLVDGLK comes from the coding sequence ATGGAGCATGAAGCGGTGAAAGGGCCGGTCACCAGCCCCGCGGTGCGGCGCGGCGGCACGACCCGCACGCTCTGGCGCCGGATCCGCGAGCCGCTGGCCCAATCGCGATTCGTCAAGAACTTCATCGCCGGCCTGTTCGCCAATTTCGTCCGTCTGGTTCGCCTGACCAGCCCGCTGGTCAAGGGGTCGACTCAGGTCGCCGGCGGCGCCTACGCGCATCTGGAGCCCGGCATCATCGCGCTCTGGCACGGCCAGCATCTGCTGACGCCTGCGTATTATCCCAAGGGCAGGCCGTTGGTCGCCATGGTCTCGCGCAGCGCCGACGCCGAGCTCAACGCGCTGATGCTTGAGAAGTTCGGTATCGAGGCGGTGCGCGGCTCGGGGGGGCGCGACAGTTCAAGGCATCTCGACAAGGGTGGAGCCAAGGCTTTGATTGCCCTGAAGAAATCGCTTAGCACCGGCAAGAACGTGGCCATGATCGCCGACATCCCGCACGGCACGCCGCGCGACGCCGGAATGGGCATCGTGCTTCTGGCGCGACTGTCCGGCCGGCCGATCCTGCCTTCGGCGATCGCCACCAGCCGCCGCAAGGTGCTTGAAAAAAGCTGGGACAAAACCACCATTAACCTGCCTTTCGGCCGCTCAGCGGTTATCGTTGGGCCGCCGGTATTCGTGCCGGCCGATGCCGACGACGCCGAGATGGAACGCAAGCGCCAGGAAGTCACCGCCGCGATCAACGCGGCAACGACCGAGGTTTATCGCCTCGTGGACGGCCTGAAATGA